AGGCTCCGACACTATCGATAACAAAAGTCCCATTTAGGTCGAAGCGGTCATACTCCTTAAGCTCAAAGTTCTCGCACATTGGAGAATGGTCCGAAGGCGGATACTCTCCACCATTTGTCTCATGCCAATCGCGACAATAATTCTCACAGCATGGGTAAAAGTGCACATCAAAATCTTCGTCCATATTACATTCCTCGTTTGTTGGTTATATTTCTCGTGTCGTCATCGTGTTATCGGCGGGAGGGACTCACACCACGCTCTGTCAAAATCCAGATATGCGTCTTCAGGTGATTTACCAAAACCTGCGACTCCATCCTGTAAGTTTTCTCCAAACAAAGCACACCATCTATCCCCGTCTATCGAAAGGGATGGGTGATAGCGTGTGCTGGGTCGTTCGTCATGTGCTCGTTTGTCACAAGCGTGAGCATATCGCTCGTTCAATATCAACTGTTCGTCTACCATAGTATTTGATGTTAGTGCTGTTATTCGGCTTCAGCTCAGTGGAAAAAATTGCTTCTCGCCAAGCTTCACAAAAAAATTCAGATCGGATTTGCGGTATCGGTTTCCATCCCCCAGACAGCTATATTCCTCCCTTGGTTCTATCTTTGTGATACGGAAGAAGAAGGGCTTACCGTCAACGCAGCCCTGATATTTGTAGTATTTACTACTCTTTTTAATTTTTGCGTAGAGTTCCATAACTGTTGATTTTTAGTGGTTATTTAGATTCCTTCGTCATCGCGTTATCAGCGGCTTCAGCCTGCACCCTCTGGATGCAGGCATCCAACGTTGCGATGCCTCCGTAATCTATGCCCATCTTCTCAAGTTTCTGGCGAGCATCAGATGACGCCCATTCAATTACTTGGCGTTGTGTATCGCCCATGCGTCACCCTCATCAGAGCTGTGCTGCAATTGATAACACATACAAGCGAGCAGCTTTCTTGATTATTGTCTTCTTCATGACATTCAAAATTTAGTGGTTATCGATCGTCGTTCGTCATTGGTTGATCATATGCGGATTAAATTCACATGGCGTAATCCCTGGTGGTACTCTCCAACGATTAGCAGCGACTCTATCAATTAGCTTCTTAGCATCATCAAATGCCCATGTACCAACATGTTTAAATCCATAGCGCTCAAGGCATCTTATTTGCTTGGGTGTTGTGAGGCCTTCAGCTCTTCTCTTGTCCAGTCGATCAAGTATTTTTTTAGCCTTACCAGCATTCTCAATTTCGTCCGGCATGATACCTAGACGCTCTAAGCTGCTCCTCTGTGCAGCTGAGGGCGGTGCCATTTCCCATCCAAAGGCGGGAACATAATTAGCGAGGTCCTCAGACTCAATTGACATTTCAAATTGAAGTGGATCAACCAGCTTGCGCTTTCTATTGCGCATTTCAGCAAGCCTTTTTGCGAGTGCTTCCTCACGATCTGAGACACAATCAGCTTCAGCCTTTTCAATTGCCTTCCTCCAGGTCAAACAGCAGCCTCCCCGCCGCGCCCTCTAGGTTCTTGTTGCCCTTCCTTGCAACCTCTTCCGCATCAGCAATTAAATAGGCTGGCCTGCAAAGCTCATGTTTCTCACTATGCAAAGGAAATCTAAAAGCAAAAGGTGATCCTGTCTTCTAGAATGCGTGTTCCTCGTCCTACTATCTGACAGTAAAGACTCCTTACTTGAGTTGGACGCAAACAGACAATGCAATCAACAGAGGGACAATCCCAGCCTTCTCCGTAAGTAACATTGAGTTACAATAAGAGTTCCGTACTTACCATGTTCAAAATCTTGAAGAACCTCATCGCGATCTTTGCCTTGATCCATTGACTTCAGCAGCTCTAAATCCGCGTGTCTCAAGCAAAGGAATCTCATCTTCTGGGACGTTGCTAACAGTGGCAGAAACACAACAGTCTTACGCCCCTTGCAATGCTCATACCATTTCTCATCAGCAATTTGCTCAAGGACTGGATCAAGGGCGCTACTTACTTCGGATAATTTAAAATCGCCCGATTGCATTGGAAACTCCAGTAAGATCAAGCTTCAGCGGAATGGTTAGAGCCTTTATAGGGGCCAAGTAGCCCTCTTTGATAGCTTTAGGTAGAGTGTAGTCAAAGGCCAGCGAATCAAAGAACCTGGCCAAGATTCCTCATATCTCCCCTGTCTGGAGTAGCTGTCACACCAAGCACCTTTTGCATTGGAAAATGGTCAAAACTCCGCTGATAGGCTATCTGCCAAGAACGTGATGTGCCTCATCAACTATAATCACCTGATAATGATCACTACGAACCGTCTAGGCGCTTCTGTCCATAAGCGTTTGCACGCTCCCGACAGTAACACGGTAAAAGCTATCCTCGGCTGAGTCTTCAGCTTTCTCAACTGCACATTCAAGACCAGTCGCTTTTGCGCATTTTTGCTCAGCAAGCCTTGGCTAAGTAGCTCCACCTCTGTGTGCAAGAATCTAGGCATCTGTCACCTTGCGAACTTGGTCCTCGATGAGCTTGCAAAAGACTATTGGTCTTCCCGCATCCAGTGGGCAGAACAAGAAGGGTCCTTTTGACCCCCTTGCTCCACTCCTCTCGGATGGCCGTGTTTAGCTTCTGGACTGGTATGTCGTAATTCCACAATCAGAACTTTCCGGGAGTGTAACCTTGCTCGGCAGGCTCAAGGAACTTATCAACCTTGTTGATAAATCTCTCCTCACTAGTTCCCTTCTTAATGTATTTTTCTTGGGCTATTTAAGGCGACCTTTGACCCGATAACCTTGTCCCAATTCATGCGAAGCTTCTCACCTTTCTTACGCTGACCAATTGATGTAAAGAACTGACAAATTAGCCATTCTAGCTTTGGGTGAAGCAACAGGTCTTGTGTTAAATAAGCGCGTTGCCATGCTCACCCCATCACCTCAAGGCTCAGGACAGCCTTATTGCATGCGCCCAATTTTTCAGAGCCAGGAAATCTACCGCGCTCAAACTTTGTAAACAGTGAATGGATATGCTCCATCAGGCAGGAGAACAAAATCATTCCCCTCGTTTCGATTTCAGCATCCCATGCTAGTTCACTTCCGTTGTTATCACTCATCGTATTATACTTTCTTAATAGGTTAATTGTTAGGCGACTGAATCAAGTTCCAGTTCTTTGATAATCTCCAATACCTTTGGCCAGCAGCTATTAGGACGCCGTCTACAAAATCATCAGCATAACGGTCAATCGGTGTTTGCCTCAGGATAGTAACCCTTGCTTGCAACGGCTTTTTGAATCTGCTTTGCCGAGATGCTATCCTTCTTGCATTACTCAAATAGCTTAGTCGGGAATCCTCCAGGGTTATCAAATGGGATTGATGTTCCCGTGGGCTGAGGCTCGGTAACTTTAGGATCGTTAATAGCTTCACGTTCCATTTTCAGTTCTTCGCTAGACGACTCTGTGAACTCTGCTAGTTCATCATCACCCTGAAAGATATGCTCAATATTGGGAGAATTCAAAATCTAGCTCATCGGCTAGACCATGGCGATTCTTCGCATCCCAGCACGGATGATGAGAAGTGCGCATAACACGACGACCGCCCTGGGCCTTCTTGCTTTTGGTTTTATCATCTTCAATTACAAAAGTTTTGTAATTTGCAAATAGAACCATATCAGCCCACTCCTTTACTAGGGGAGAGCATTCTTAGTAAGCTTTAGCTCCCATCTGTCGTAAGCACCAATCTCATCAGGCTGCTCAAACTTGCGCATATGAGCATGGGCAAGCAAAACAACATTGATCCCCTTCTCCCGCACATCATTCAGCAAATTTAAAAGCTTACCAAATTCCTCTGCCAAGTGAGTATACCCCTTGCCGTATCCAAAATCTTCAATACTGCTCTTGCCAGCGACAGCACATACATATTCTATGCATTGCCTCTCTGCCCAATCAATCGTATCGATGATCAAGGTTTTAAACTCAGACTTTGCAACTTCCTCAACTTGAGATAGAATCATTGTCCAGCTTGCGGGTTTCTTTGTGCGAGCTACATCAAGGTGATCTGTTGAGTCTTCTGTGTCGATGAAGACGGGATTTGGAAACTTGCTTCCAAATGTACTCTTTCCAATCCCCTCAGGACCATACACAACTATTCGCTGCGCCTTGTTCTGTTTTCCTTTTATAATTTCCATATTATACAATATCCGTGTTTACTAATTTATTGATAAGCTCTTGCTTGATGGTATCCACAAAGCTCTTAGGTGGCTGACTTATGACATCAGCAGACTGCTTGAATTCCTCTATCATTGAAATCGCTTCATCATAAGTAAGATCACGATTGTCCAAGTATTCCTTGACTGCACCTGCCTTAACTCGCCATGAGTCCACAGCAATTTCCTTGGCCGTTTGATCAATTCTTTTTGATAGCTGTTGTAATGTTGTCATAGTGATGTGAATTTCCGCTTTGTAATTTCGTTAAGCCTTTGATCACCTCTAAGGCGCTTCTTGATAAGCTTCTCAACTGTAGTTCCAGCGCCCCTAACGGGTAGCCCTCTGTTGTCCCAATAGGTGCCAATGTGCTCCCCGTATTTGTCCTGATAAGTGTAGCGATAGCATGGCATTGTTAGAACCCATCACAGAGGCTTTGAAGATCGTGCAATGCAGCACGCATGTTACCATTGCAGCCTTCGGCAATCTTTCTCACTTCGGAAGGATCAAGCCTTGGCCAATGACGCATTGCGAATTCGTGAATCTCTTCGGATGTCAGACTCTTAACTTCCAATGGTGTGAATCTGGTTTGAAACCTGTCAGAGAAATTCTCCGTATGGTTGTTGCTAGTTCCAATAATCGCTACGCACTCGGGAAGCTTGTCTATGACATCAAGCATGAGATCTTGAGCCCTTGCTGGTACGGTGTCTATCTCCTCAATGACGAGCACACGCCAACCAGAATAAAGAGACCCAATTCTAAAGTCTCGTTGCCATTGGCGAACCAAATCCACGTCAACATTGATCCCAGAATATGAGAGTATGTTCTCTCTGTGCTCAGCTATTGTATTGGCAGCAATTTCAGCTAAGGCTGACTTTCCACAACCAGGATCACCAATGAGAAGCACGGTCCATTTTCCAAACTTGCTAAGACTGAGCTTCTTAGCCTTCTTGACGAGAGGTTCAGCTAATTCTCTGGCATCTCCGCATAGGTCCTCAACTCTAATGTTCGGATTGTTGATCAAGTCTGATGGTTCTATTTGAGCAATCATTTTGACCCCCTTCTTGTTGACCTTCTTGGCTTGTTGTCGCTCTTTAGTTTCAAGTCTGGAAGTAACTCGACGACTTGGTTGTGATCATTATCAAGCCATGTTGAGGTATTAATACGAAACAGTTCCCCCGACGGTGAAATCTCTTGGATAATCCCCTCGATGATCTTCTTGCCGCTACGAAAAATCCCGCGCTTCCCAATATGTTTAATTGTGATATTCATAGTTTCCTGTTTACTTTTAAAGTTACCCTGTCTCTAGCTGCCTGTAATACGTTTCCAGCCTGCGTCTGGCGCTAACCTAGCCCGCCATCGTTGCGATTGTTTCCGTTGCAGTCATACGTCTGAGGAGCGACCTCACGACTAGAGACAGGTTTGTGTGTGGACCACGTTTGAAAAGGTGGAGAGGGCCGGACGCTACTTCGGCACAGCCTGTGCGACTGTTTTGTGACACCACATCGATTGGTTACGTGCTCGGCGTGTCTCGTCTGGCTCTTTAATAGGCCAGCACTGGCTTCCACGCCGCCTCTCCATAAAGTCACGACAGCGGGGGCAACAAACCCTCCCCCGCTGCCTTTTACCATCATACCACTACCATTGCGGATGCTCGCCGCAAAAGACTTA
The Rubellicoccus peritrichatus DNA segment above includes these coding regions:
- a CDS encoding AAA family ATPase, which translates into the protein MVLFANYKTFVIEDDKTKSKKAQGGRRVMRTSHHPCWDAKNRHGLADELDFEFSQY
- a CDS encoding ATP-binding protein, giving the protein MEIIKGKQNKAQRIVVYGPEGIGKSTFGSKFPNPVFIDTEDSTDHLDVARTKKPASWTMILSQVEEVAKSEFKTLIIDTIDWAERQCIEYVCAVAGKSSIEDFGYGKGYTHLAEEFGKLLNLLNDVREKGINVVLLAHAHMRKFEQPDEIGAYDRWELKLTKNALP
- a CDS encoding AAA family ATPase — encoded protein: MIAQIEPSDLINNPNIRVEDLCGDARELAEPLVKKAKKLSLSKFGKWTVLLIGDPGCGKSALAEIAANTIAEHRENILSYSGINVDVDLVRQWQRDFRIGSLYSGWRVLVIEEIDTVPARAQDLMLDVIDKLPECVAIIGTSNNHTENFSDRFQTRFTPLEVKSLTSEEIHEFAMRHWPRLDPSEVRKIAEGCNGNMRAALHDLQSLCDGF